From the Martelella mediterranea DSM 17316 genome, one window contains:
- the xsc gene encoding sulfoacetaldehyde acetyltransferase: MKMTTEEAFVKVLQMHGIEHAFGIIGSAMMPISDLFPQAGIAFWDCAHECNAGMMADGYSRATGKMSMVVAQNGPGITSLVTPVKTAYWNHTPLLVVTPQAANKTIGQGGFQEVEQMALFKDMVAYQEEVRDASRIAEVLNRVILKAKRACGPAQINIPRDFWTQVIDIELPAIVEFERPTGGEQAIERAAKLLSEAKFPVILNGAGVVLGGAIEASKALAERLDAPVCVGYQHNDAFPGNHPLFAGPLGYNGSKAAMELIAKADVVLALGTRLNPFSTLPGYGIDYWPKDAAIIQVDINPDRIGLTKPVTVGIVGDSKKVATGILDRLAGNAGDIDRDDRKALIAKTKSAWAQELTSLDHEEDDEGTTWNERARDREPERMSPRMAWRAIQKTLPKDAIITSDIGNNCAIGNAYPTFEEGRKYLAPGLFGPCGYGFPAIVGAKIGQPDTPVVGFAGDGAFGISMNEMVSLKRDNWPAITMVIFRNYQWGAEKRNTTLWFDDNFVGTELSLDVRYADIAKACGVEGVQVTSMEQLSTELDKAVERQMKEKKTTFIEVVLNQELGEPFRRDAMKKPVSVAGINRADMRKQAV, encoded by the coding sequence ATGAAAATGACCACCGAAGAGGCTTTCGTCAAAGTTCTTCAGATGCACGGCATCGAGCATGCCTTCGGGATTATCGGCTCGGCCATGATGCCGATTTCCGACCTGTTTCCGCAGGCCGGAATCGCATTCTGGGACTGCGCCCATGAATGCAATGCCGGAATGATGGCCGACGGTTACAGCCGCGCCACCGGCAAGATGTCGATGGTCGTTGCCCAGAACGGGCCGGGCATCACCTCGCTGGTCACGCCCGTCAAGACCGCTTACTGGAACCACACCCCGCTTCTGGTCGTCACCCCGCAGGCCGCCAACAAGACCATCGGGCAGGGCGGCTTTCAGGAAGTCGAGCAGATGGCGCTGTTCAAGGACATGGTCGCCTATCAGGAAGAAGTGCGCGACGCCTCGCGCATCGCCGAAGTGCTGAACCGCGTGATCCTGAAGGCCAAGCGCGCTTGCGGCCCGGCCCAGATCAACATTCCGCGCGATTTCTGGACCCAGGTCATCGATATCGAACTGCCGGCCATCGTGGAATTCGAGCGGCCCACGGGCGGCGAGCAGGCGATCGAGCGCGCCGCGAAACTCCTCAGCGAAGCCAAGTTCCCCGTCATCCTCAACGGCGCGGGCGTTGTTCTCGGCGGCGCGATCGAGGCCTCGAAGGCGCTTGCCGAACGGCTGGATGCGCCGGTCTGCGTTGGCTATCAGCATAATGACGCCTTTCCCGGCAACCATCCGCTGTTTGCCGGTCCGCTCGGCTATAACGGCTCGAAGGCGGCGATGGAGCTGATCGCCAAGGCCGATGTCGTGCTGGCGCTCGGCACCCGCCTCAACCCGTTCTCGACGCTGCCGGGCTACGGCATCGACTATTGGCCGAAGGACGCGGCGATCATTCAGGTCGACATCAATCCCGACCGCATCGGCCTCACCAAGCCGGTCACCGTCGGCATTGTCGGCGATTCGAAGAAGGTCGCGACCGGCATTCTCGACAGGCTTGCCGGCAATGCGGGCGATATCGACCGCGACGACCGCAAGGCGCTGATCGCGAAGACCAAATCGGCCTGGGCGCAGGAACTGACTTCGCTCGACCACGAGGAAGACGATGAGGGCACGACGTGGAACGAACGCGCCCGCGATCGCGAGCCGGAGCGGATGAGCCCACGCATGGCGTGGCGCGCAATCCAGAAGACGCTGCCGAAGGATGCGATCATCACCTCGGATATCGGCAATAACTGCGCGATCGGCAACGCCTATCCGACCTTCGAGGAGGGCCGCAAATATCTGGCGCCCGGCCTGTTCGGCCCTTGTGGCTACGGCTTCCCGGCGATCGTCGGCGCCAAGATCGGCCAGCCGGATACCCCGGTCGTCGGCTTTGCGGGTGACGGCGCCTTCGGCATTTCGATGAACGAGATGGTGTCGCTGAAGCGCGACAACTGGCCGGCGATCACCATGGTGATCTTTCGCAACTACCAGTGGGGCGCGGAAAAGCGCAACACCACGCTGTGGTTCGACGATAACTTCGTGGGCACCGAACTCTCGCTCGACGTCCGCTATGCCGATATTGCGAAGGCCTGCGGCGTCGAGGGCGTGCAGGTGACCTCGATGGAGCAGCTTTCTACGGAGCTCGACAAGGCCGTCGAGCGGCAGATGAAGGAGAAGAAGACCACCTTCATCGAGGTGGTGCTGAACCAGGAGCTGGGCGAGCCCTTCCGCCGCGATGCGATGAAGAAGCCGGTCTCGGTCGCCGGCATCAACCGGGCGGATATGCGCAAACAGGCGGTTTGA
- the pta gene encoding phosphate acetyltransferase: MNQLEKIFANAKRLKKTIILPESGDKRVLEAACKAADLGVARIILVGVKSDVDALCAEIGITRPDAIEVIAPESSALLPELSKLYYTLRKHKGVTEEDADKAARNPYVFAALMVKAGHADGTVSGAACSTADVVRTAIQVIGAAPGTRLVSSFFLMMLEADHHAKKGAFLFSDCGLVIDPDAAELSKIAIAAAGSYTMLTGDTPRVAMLSFATRGSASHPMVDKVEQAVKLVRLNRPDLLVDGALQFDAAFVPEIAKSKGAAEPLGGEANIFIFPDLQAGNIGYKIAQRIGGASAIGPVLQGLDKPANDLSRGCSAQDVLDMIAVTACQAGAQK, translated from the coding sequence ATGAACCAGCTAGAGAAGATTTTCGCCAACGCAAAGCGGCTGAAGAAGACGATCATACTGCCGGAATCGGGCGACAAGCGCGTGCTGGAAGCGGCCTGCAAGGCGGCCGATTTGGGCGTTGCCCGCATCATTCTGGTCGGGGTGAAAAGCGATGTCGATGCGCTCTGCGCCGAGATCGGCATTACCCGCCCGGACGCGATCGAGGTCATCGCTCCGGAAAGCTCGGCACTCCTGCCCGAGCTCTCGAAGCTCTATTACACGCTGCGCAAGCACAAGGGTGTCACCGAGGAGGACGCCGACAAGGCCGCGCGCAACCCTTATGTGTTCGCGGCCCTGATGGTGAAGGCCGGGCATGCGGACGGCACGGTCTCGGGCGCGGCATGCTCGACGGCCGATGTCGTTCGCACGGCGATCCAGGTGATCGGCGCGGCCCCCGGCACCCGCCTCGTTTCCAGCTTCTTCCTGATGATGCTGGAGGCCGACCACCACGCCAAGAAGGGCGCCTTCCTGTTTTCCGATTGCGGGTTGGTGATCGATCCGGATGCGGCGGAGCTCAGCAAGATCGCAATCGCGGCGGCGGGCTCCTATACCATGCTCACCGGCGACACGCCGCGCGTGGCAATGTTGTCCTTCGCCACTCGCGGCAGCGCGTCCCACCCCATGGTCGACAAGGTCGAACAGGCCGTGAAGCTGGTGCGGCTCAACCGGCCCGACCTTCTGGTTGACGGCGCGCTGCAGTTCGATGCCGCCTTCGTTCCCGAAATCGCCAAATCCAAGGGGGCGGCCGAGCCGCTCGGGGGCGAGGCCAATATCTTCATCTTTCCCGATCTGCAGGCCGGCAATATCGGCTACAAGATCGCGCAGCGCATCGGCGGCGCATCGGCCATCGGCCCGGTGCTGCAGGGGCTCGACAAGCCGGCCAATGACCTGTCGCGCGGTTGTTCCGCGCAGGACGTGCTCGACATGATCGCAGTGACCGCCTGCCAGGCGGGCGCGCAGAAATGA
- a CDS encoding sulfite exporter TauE/SafE family protein, which translates to MPDLAISFPVFAGFAACLAMGAFLRGLAGFGMALVAMPFLVLLVPPADAVLAVLVVQITLTLIDLPECIGHADRRAVGLLTLAAFFGTPVGLLFISVVPLWLAQIVIGTITAGAAAALFFRFSLGPRPGAVSTTAVGFFAGLFSGLAAAPGPPVVAYFLAREVPARTKRASMIILFAILAVFALATAAFKGALHLHVVLLGLFSAPLCAGGSALGAYFFRRGSETSYRNVALLAMVCSALFGIVLGMSAWLRL; encoded by the coding sequence ATGCCCGACCTTGCCATTTCCTTTCCGGTGTTCGCCGGCTTTGCGGCCTGTCTGGCGATGGGCGCTTTTCTGCGCGGCCTTGCCGGTTTCGGCATGGCGCTGGTGGCAATGCCGTTTCTGGTGCTCTTGGTGCCGCCGGCGGATGCCGTGCTTGCCGTGCTGGTGGTGCAGATCACGCTGACCCTGATCGACCTGCCGGAATGCATCGGCCATGCCGATCGCCGCGCCGTCGGGCTGCTGACGCTCGCGGCTTTTTTCGGAACGCCGGTGGGGCTGCTGTTCATTTCCGTCGTGCCGCTCTGGCTGGCGCAGATCGTGATTGGCACGATCACCGCCGGGGCCGCGGCTGCGCTGTTCTTCAGGTTTTCCCTCGGACCCCGGCCGGGCGCGGTCTCCACCACGGCGGTCGGGTTTTTCGCCGGCCTGTTCAGCGGTCTTGCCGCGGCGCCCGGTCCGCCGGTCGTGGCCTATTTTCTGGCGCGTGAGGTGCCGGCGCGCACCAAGCGCGCCTCGATGATCATCCTGTTCGCGATCCTTGCGGTTTTCGCACTGGCGACGGCGGCTTTCAAAGGCGCGCTTCACCTCCACGTCGTCCTGCTCGGGCTTTTTTCCGCGCCGCTCTGCGCCGGCGGCTCCGCGCTCGGCGCCTATTTCTTCCGGCGCGGCTCAGAGACCAGCTACCGCAATGTGGCGCTTCTGGCGATGGTATGCTCGGCGCTGTTCGGTATCGTACTCGGCATGTCGGCCTGGCTGCGGCTCTAA
- a CDS encoding glycosyltransferase family 10 domain-containing protein: MAIRVKILSRSPPVNPENPRFSRQLPTGWAEANGLEFIFDPDARNYDWLVVYDDLPRFIGMTEEPLACPPENTLLITSEPSGVKVYGRSFVRQFGHVLTSQEPIALRHPGRIWSQAGLTWYYGMDENRHDYLPVDEIARRFPEKSETIATVCSSKRQSHTLHRLRYDFTEYAAKHLPELQVFGHGRRHMDDKAEAIDRFRYHLAIENHVAPHHITEKLSDPFLGLSLPFYFGAPNVLDYFPAQSLIPVDIRKPAEAVEIMRAAIASNEYEKRLPAIIEARRRVIEDYNMFALIARIVRSDTPARYVPAVTAIRGQHAARKAAPVSGIADFAFRTGLQFKNRIANLRSPDWSSPKAG; this comes from the coding sequence ATGGCGATCAGGGTCAAGATTCTAAGCCGTTCTCCGCCGGTGAACCCGGAAAACCCCAGGTTCTCCCGGCAATTGCCAACAGGCTGGGCCGAGGCCAACGGCCTCGAATTCATCTTCGACCCCGACGCCCGGAATTACGACTGGCTGGTCGTCTATGACGACCTGCCGCGCTTTATCGGCATGACCGAGGAACCGCTCGCCTGCCCGCCCGAAAACACCCTGCTGATCACCTCGGAGCCAAGCGGCGTCAAGGTTTACGGCCGCTCTTTCGTCCGCCAGTTCGGCCATGTCCTGACCAGCCAGGAGCCGATCGCGCTGCGCCACCCCGGCCGGATTTGGAGCCAGGCCGGGCTGACATGGTATTATGGCATGGACGAGAACCGCCACGACTATCTGCCCGTCGACGAGATCGCCCGACGCTTCCCCGAAAAGTCCGAAACGATCGCGACCGTCTGCTCCAGCAAGCGGCAGAGCCATACGCTCCATCGCCTGCGCTATGATTTCACGGAATATGCCGCCAAACACCTGCCCGAGCTTCAGGTTTTCGGGCATGGCCGCCGGCATATGGATGACAAGGCCGAGGCCATCGACAGGTTCCGCTATCATCTGGCGATCGAGAACCACGTCGCTCCCCACCACATCACCGAAAAGCTCTCGGACCCGTTCCTCGGCCTTTCGCTGCCCTTCTATTTCGGCGCACCCAATGTGCTCGATTATTTTCCCGCGCAAAGCCTGATCCCGGTCGACATCCGCAAACCGGCCGAAGCTGTCGAGATCATGAGAGCGGCCATCGCCTCGAATGAATACGAAAAGCGTCTGCCGGCCATCATCGAGGCCAGGCGGCGGGTGATCGAGGACTATAATATGTTTGCGCTGATCGCCAGGATCGTGCGCAGCGACACGCCGGCGCGTTACGTCCCCGCTGTCACCGCGATCCGCGGCCAGCATGCCGCGCGCAAGGCCGCGCCCGTCTCAGGCATCGCCGATTTCGCCTTCCGCACCGGCCTGCAGTTCAAGAACCGCATCGCCAACCTGCGCTCGCCCGACTGGAGCAGTCCAAAGGCGGGTTAG
- the greA gene encoding transcription elongation factor GreA: MVEKVPMTKIGAAKLSEELRWRQQEERPRIIQAIAEARAHGDLSENAEYHAAKEAQSYNEGRIGELEDVTTRAEIFDPAKMSGDKVRFGATVRLVDEDTEEEKVYQIVGDLEADVKEGRISISSPISRALIGKEVGDSIEVNAPGGARAYEILEVVWK, from the coding sequence ATGGTCGAAAAAGTACCGATGACCAAGATCGGGGCTGCCAAGCTCAGCGAGGAGCTGCGCTGGCGCCAGCAGGAGGAACGTCCCCGGATCATCCAGGCAATCGCGGAAGCGCGCGCCCATGGCGACCTTTCCGAAAACGCCGAATACCACGCCGCCAAGGAAGCCCAGAGCTACAATGAGGGCCGGATCGGCGAGCTTGAGGATGTGACCACCCGCGCGGAGATCTTCGATCCCGCCAAGATGTCGGGCGACAAGGTCCGCTTCGGCGCGACCGTCAGGCTCGTCGACGAGGACACCGAAGAGGAAAAGGTCTACCAGATCGTCGGCGACCTCGAAGCCGATGTGAAGGAAGGCCGTATCTCGATCTCCTCCCCGATCTCGCGCGCGCTGATCGGCAAGGAAGTCGGTGATTCGATCGAGGTGAATGCGCCGGGCGGAGCCCGCGCCTATGAAATTCTGGAAGTCGTCTGGAAATAA
- a CDS encoding MFS transporter: MTETVKATRREWVGLVVLSVACLVYSMDLSVLFLAIPSIVRELEPSAPQLLWMNDIYGFMVAGFLVTMGALGDRIGRRKLLLIGAAAFAITSILAAMAQTAGMLIFARALLGIAGATVAPSTLSLIMNMFRDESERNRAIGVWGTAFALGGLVGPLIGGVLLHFFHWGSVFLVNVPIMLALLASGPFLLPEYRSGESPRLDLTSVLLSLATVLPVIYGFKQIAAHGFHATDLLPVFAGIGFGVLFVRRQNRITEPLIDLRLFRLPAFTVSMLVNMAVVFFMFSIFLLQAQFFQLVLGLSPLEAALWSALPGVFFTVMSLQAWRVTNRLGPIPTVITGLVINAIGAAAIGLAAWYQSLAGMLIANVVLGLGFIPAILTTTGLIIGSAPPERGGVASAMSETCAEFGGALGVGLLGSLATVIYRFAMQPVDLSALPPSAAFDTGQTLAGAVDAARELGVSDAPWLTAARDAYCASFAACALVAVLALLALSFSANRVYRREPPRPVEGH; this comes from the coding sequence ATGACCGAAACCGTCAAGGCGACCCGCCGCGAATGGGTGGGCCTCGTGGTCCTCTCTGTCGCCTGTCTGGTCTATTCCATGGACCTTTCGGTGCTGTTCCTCGCCATCCCCTCGATCGTGCGCGAACTGGAGCCGTCCGCGCCGCAGCTACTGTGGATGAACGATATCTACGGCTTCATGGTGGCGGGCTTCCTGGTGACCATGGGCGCGCTCGGCGACCGCATCGGCCGGCGCAAGCTGCTCCTGATCGGCGCGGCCGCCTTCGCCATAACCTCGATCCTCGCAGCCATGGCCCAGACGGCGGGCATGCTGATCTTCGCCCGCGCGCTGCTCGGCATCGCCGGCGCCACGGTCGCGCCCTCGACGCTGTCGTTGATCATGAACATGTTTCGCGACGAGAGCGAACGCAACCGCGCGATCGGCGTGTGGGGCACGGCCTTTGCACTCGGCGGCCTCGTCGGCCCGCTGATCGGCGGGGTGCTGCTCCATTTCTTTCACTGGGGCTCGGTGTTTCTGGTCAATGTGCCGATCATGCTGGCACTTCTGGCAAGCGGTCCCTTTCTGCTGCCGGAATACCGTTCCGGCGAAAGCCCGCGGCTTGATCTGACGAGCGTCCTGCTTTCACTGGCCACCGTGCTGCCGGTTATCTACGGCTTCAAGCAGATCGCGGCCCATGGCTTTCACGCGACCGACCTGCTGCCAGTCTTCGCCGGCATCGGCTTCGGCGTCCTGTTTGTCCGCCGGCAGAATCGGATTACCGAACCGCTGATCGACCTCAGGCTGTTCCGGCTTCCGGCCTTCACGGTTTCGATGCTGGTCAATATGGCGGTCGTGTTCTTCATGTTCTCGATCTTCCTGCTGCAGGCTCAGTTCTTCCAGCTCGTGCTGGGGCTGAGCCCGCTCGAGGCGGCGCTCTGGAGCGCCCTGCCCGGCGTGTTCTTCACCGTCATGTCGCTGCAGGCGTGGCGGGTGACCAACCGCCTCGGCCCGATCCCGACGGTCATCACAGGTCTGGTGATCAACGCGATCGGCGCCGCGGCCATCGGTCTTGCCGCCTGGTACCAGAGCCTTGCCGGCATGCTGATCGCCAATGTCGTTCTGGGCCTCGGCTTTATTCCCGCGATCCTGACCACGACCGGGCTGATCATCGGTTCGGCGCCGCCGGAGCGCGGCGGGGTCGCCTCGGCGATGTCGGAAACCTGCGCCGAGTTCGGCGGCGCGCTCGGCGTCGGCCTCTTGGGAAGCCTTGCGACGGTGATCTACCGCTTCGCCATGCAGCCGGTCGATCTTTCCGCCCTGCCGCCATCCGCCGCCTTCGACACCGGCCAGACGCTCGCCGGCGCGGTGGACGCCGCCCGCGAGCTTGGCGTCAGCGATGCCCCCTGGCTCACTGCTGCGCGCGACGCCTATTGCGCAAGCTTCGCCGCCTGCGCGCTCGTTGCCGTGCTCGCCCTGCTCGCCCTGTCATTTTCCGCCAACAGGGTCTATCGCAGAGAGCCACCGCGTCCGGTGGAAGGGCACTGA
- a CDS encoding VOC family protein: protein MASEFIWYDLMTTDAEAAKAFYQDVVGWKAQDAGHPDVAYTLLGIEGYESHVCGLMELTKDMCAQDIPPHWMGYVHVADVDAKAAEFKAAGGDVLMEPHDIQGVGRFAVVSDPQGAAISVFTPIPPEGGMPEFPPRGTTGTVAWSELYTSDPEAAVTFYGKMFGWKPTHEVDMGSMGKYHLFAGDGDDLGGMMRMPDGMPTPAWSYYFQVDGLNAAIERVKAGGGQLLNGPMDVPDGAVVAQFLDPQGAFFCLVSMRR from the coding sequence ATGGCGAGCGAATTTATCTGGTACGATCTGATGACGACGGATGCAGAGGCGGCGAAGGCGTTCTATCAGGATGTCGTCGGCTGGAAGGCTCAGGATGCCGGCCATCCCGATGTGGCCTACACGCTGCTCGGCATCGAAGGCTATGAGAGCCATGTCTGCGGCCTGATGGAACTGACTAAGGACATGTGCGCGCAGGACATTCCGCCGCACTGGATGGGCTATGTCCATGTCGCCGATGTCGACGCCAAGGCTGCGGAATTCAAGGCTGCGGGGGGCGATGTGCTGATGGAGCCGCATGACATTCAGGGCGTCGGCCGGTTTGCGGTGGTGAGCGATCCGCAGGGCGCGGCGATCAGCGTCTTCACGCCGATCCCGCCCGAAGGCGGCATGCCGGAGTTTCCGCCGCGCGGCACGACCGGTACCGTGGCGTGGAGCGAGCTCTACACAAGCGATCCTGAAGCCGCCGTCACCTTCTATGGAAAGATGTTCGGCTGGAAGCCGACGCACGAGGTCGATATGGGGTCGATGGGCAAGTACCACCTCTTCGCCGGCGATGGCGACGATCTCGGCGGCATGATGCGGATGCCCGACGGCATGCCCACGCCGGCCTGGAGCTACTATTTCCAGGTCGATGGCCTCAATGCCGCGATCGAGCGGGTGAAGGCCGGCGGCGGGCAGTTGCTCAACGGTCCGATGGACGTTCCGGATGGCGCGGTCGTCGCCCAGTTTCTCGATCCGCAGGGCGCGTTCTTCTGCCTCGTGTCGATGAGACGCTGA
- a CDS encoding aminopeptidase P family protein, translating into MNGLATRPENFVCENGEKAPLPFSQAEYDRRLALLRARMEARGVTAVLFTSMHNIAYYSGFLYCAFGRPFGCVVTAERCTTISANIDAGQPWRRSHGDNIIYTDWKRDNFWRTAAGLLKGHARIGIEGDHMTLAARSALETVIGTAEIVDIAADVMALRMIKSAEEIALIREGARIADIGGAAIRDAIGEDAREIDIAMAGRDAMELAIAEAFPDAEYRDSWVWFQSGLNTDGAHNPVTARRLRKGDILSLNAFPMISGYYTALERTLFLGAPDAASLKLWETNVAAHELGMSLIRPGISCAAICAEVNRFLAEAGVLQYRSFGYGHSFGLLSHYYGREAGLELREDIETVLEPGMVISMEPMLFVPEGTPGAGGYREHDILVVGKDGAEDITGFPYGPAHNIITG; encoded by the coding sequence ATGAACGGACTGGCCACGCGCCCCGAGAATTTCGTTTGCGAGAATGGCGAGAAGGCGCCGCTGCCCTTCAGCCAGGCGGAATATGACCGCCGTCTTGCGCTTTTGCGCGCGAGGATGGAGGCACGCGGCGTCACCGCCGTGCTGTTCACCTCCATGCACAACATCGCCTATTATTCCGGCTTTCTCTACTGCGCCTTCGGCCGGCCCTTCGGCTGCGTGGTGACCGCCGAGCGCTGCACCACGATCTCCGCCAATATCGATGCCGGCCAGCCCTGGCGGCGCAGCCATGGCGACAACATCATCTATACAGACTGGAAGCGCGACAATTTCTGGCGAACGGCGGCCGGTCTTCTGAAGGGGCATGCCCGGATCGGCATCGAGGGCGACCATATGACGCTCGCCGCCCGTTCGGCGCTTGAAACAGTGATCGGCACTGCGGAAATCGTCGATATCGCGGCCGATGTCATGGCGCTGCGCATGATCAAGTCCGCCGAGGAAATCGCGCTGATCCGCGAGGGCGCGCGGATCGCCGATATCGGCGGCGCGGCGATCCGGGATGCGATCGGTGAGGACGCGCGCGAGATCGATATCGCCATGGCGGGGCGCGATGCGATGGAGCTTGCCATCGCCGAAGCCTTTCCGGATGCGGAATATCGCGACAGCTGGGTCTGGTTCCAGTCGGGGCTGAACACTGACGGCGCGCACAATCCGGTCACCGCGCGGCGTCTTCGGAAGGGCGATATCCTCAGCCTCAACGCCTTCCCGATGATCTCCGGCTATTACACCGCGCTGGAGCGCACGCTGTTTCTTGGTGCGCCGGATGCAGCATCGTTGAAGCTCTGGGAGACAAATGTCGCCGCCCATGAACTCGGCATGTCGCTCATCCGTCCGGGCATCTCGTGCGCCGCGATCTGCGCCGAGGTCAACCGGTTCCTTGCCGAGGCCGGGGTGCTGCAATACCGCTCCTTCGGCTATGGCCATTCCTTCGGCCTGCTCAGCCATTATTACGGCCGCGAGGCGGGGCTGGAACTGCGCGAGGATATCGAGACGGTACTCGAGCCCGGCATGGTGATCTCGATGGAGCCGATGCTGTTCGTGCCGGAGGGCACGCCTGGCGCGGGTGGCTACCGCGAGCACGACATTCTGGTCGTGGGTAAGGACGGCGCCGAAGATATCACCGGCTTTCCCTATGGCCCGGCGCACAACATCATTACTGGCTAG
- a CDS encoding SRPBCC family protein, with protein sequence MTADLDPARIIRLERVMDAPRELVFKALSDEKHLDQWWGPEGFVNETHAMDFSVGGLWHYTMHGPDGKDWPNWIRYTEITPPARIAYDHGGERGEPAHFRGLILLEDEGGKTRVSLILIFETVEARDATLEFGAVEGGRQTLAKLDAYASRLSG encoded by the coding sequence ATGACCGCTGACCTTGATCCCGCAAGAATCATCCGGCTGGAGCGCGTCATGGACGCCCCGCGCGAACTGGTGTTCAAGGCGCTTTCCGATGAAAAGCACCTGGATCAATGGTGGGGGCCGGAAGGGTTCGTCAACGAGACCCACGCCATGGATTTTTCCGTCGGCGGGCTGTGGCACTACACGATGCACGGCCCCGACGGCAAGGACTGGCCCAACTGGATCCGCTACACGGAGATCACCCCTCCGGCCCGCATTGCCTACGACCATGGTGGCGAACGCGGCGAGCCCGCCCATTTCCGGGGCCTGATCCTGCTCGAGGACGAAGGCGGAAAGACCCGCGTTTCGCTGATCCTGATCTTCGAAACGGTCGAGGCTCGTGACGCGACCCTCGAGTTCGGCGCCGTCGAAGGCGGCCGGCAGACGCTGGCAAAGCTCGATGCCTATGCCAGCCGCCTGTCCGGCTAA
- a CDS encoding SRPBCC domain-containing protein produces MSEEKPNANLEIHNERRFPQDRDTLFAAVADPAKLARWWGPHGFENRITAFDFRPGGSWRIVMTASNGDEFDNHWSFLAIENGRMVRARHHLPVHDFVLEMRFEDHAGGSRLVWRMDFEPTEENQAMAHFLKAANDQNLDRLAQFLEGENQ; encoded by the coding sequence ATGAGCGAGGAAAAGCCCAACGCAAACCTCGAAATCCACAACGAAAGACGCTTTCCGCAGGACCGCGATACGCTGTTTGCCGCGGTGGCCGATCCGGCAAAGCTCGCACGCTGGTGGGGGCCGCACGGGTTCGAAAACCGGATCACGGCGTTCGATTTTCGCCCCGGCGGAAGCTGGCGGATCGTCATGACCGCCTCGAACGGCGATGAATTCGACAACCACTGGAGTTTTCTGGCGATCGAGAATGGCCGCATGGTCCGCGCCCGCCATCATCTGCCGGTGCATGATTTCGTGCTGGAAATGCGGTTCGAGGATCACGCCGGCGGAAGCCGCCTTGTCTGGAGAATGGATTTCGAGCCGACCGAGGAAAACCAGGCTATGGCGCACTTCCTCAAGGCCGCCAACGACCAGAATCTCGACCGCCTCGCACAGTTTCTGGAGGGAGAAAACCAATGA
- a CDS encoding ArsR/SmtB family transcription factor, translating into MSDPLTRTLSALADPTRRAILARLSKGEATVNELAEPFAMSLPAVSKHLKVLERAGLISRGREAQTRPCRIEPETLKAVDGWLSDYRALWEQRLDRLEAHLAQIQKEETP; encoded by the coding sequence ATGTCCGATCCGCTGACCCGGACGCTCTCCGCCCTCGCCGATCCGACCCGCCGCGCGATCCTTGCGCGGCTGTCCAAGGGCGAAGCGACGGTGAATGAACTGGCTGAACCGTTCGCGATGTCGCTGCCGGCGGTCTCCAAGCATCTGAAGGTGCTGGAGCGCGCCGGGCTGATCTCCCGCGGCCGGGAGGCGCAGACCCGGCCCTGCCGGATAGAGCCGGAGACGCTGAAGGCGGTCGATGGCTGGCTTTCGGACTACCGGGCGCTTTGGGAACAGCGGCTCGACCGGCTGGAAGCCCATCTCGCGCAAATCCAGAAGGAGGAAACGCCATGA